The window GAACTTCCTGGTGACTGCCCCTGCCTCTCTTTATTAATATCTGGGCTAAGGCTACGAAACAGCTGTCGGACGTGAGAAAGAGATTTGGAATTAGGGGGTGAAGACATGCCTTTTGGTGGACTCTTCAAGATCCTGTTGGTCAAAGGGTCATAAAATTTAAGAGGTGTCTTTTTGTATTTGTACTTCAGGCCACCATCACTATCACATGATTTACGCTTCCTCCCTGCTTTCTTGATTGGGGTAGGCTTGGATATTCCTTGACCCCCATCGGGGGAAGAAAGTACATAGACCACAGTTTTGGGCTGCAGTGGACTCATTATCTTGCAGTATGATGTTGGAAGCTTCAGGGCACAGAGTCTGGTCTTCATTTCAGGGGTTCTTTCAGGGCTAGGGCATTGCTGAGGCTCATCATTGTATGTGGAAGGGAATGTTTCTTGTGTTGGCTTTGACCGCACCATAGGGCAGCTAAGAGGGATGGTCTGTGTACCGTGGCTTACTTTCACCACTTGACAACGAGATGCTTGTCTGTAATATTTTTGCCTAGTTTTCCTAACCAAAACTGCTGAATGTTTGGGGTCTTCTTCGTTGTGTTCAATTAGCGGCAATATGTCTGTAGGATTCAATTCAACGGTTTCTGTTTGTTCTTTATTGTCCCGcttcttattttttcttcttttcttacAGTGCTTCCCATACATAGCTAAAGATTCACTATCAAAATAGCACCGGAACTGACCTTGTTGAAACTCTCTCACTATGGAATCTATTTTAATGTCATCTTCAAACATCACTTGTGTCCACGTTTTTCCAACAAAAGACTGTGGTATGTGTGGAAGATCGGGAATCACATTGTCTTCAGCATTCTGCTTGGGTTCCTCAGGTGTTCCCACGGTGTTAAGGGCTGTGTCCAGCTGAGTTTGGTACGTTTGGTCTTCAAGGTCTATATGAACCTCCAACAACTGGGCCAAATTCTTTTCTTCACCCTTTGTCTTTCCCAGAGCCACTTGTATTGCATTGTCCCATTCTTCACTGCCTTTGGAGTCACTCACAGACTGAGGACCGAAAAGAAAGCTGCCATCCTCTTCTTGCTGGTCCACGTTGAGACCATAACAGTATTTTTCAATAACCTCCTCTATCACGTCTCGAATCTGGTCAGACAGATTACTGAATGTTTGTTCTCTGTGGAGGCCTTTCCAAGGTGGCAGTGCTGAAATCCACTTTGTGGACTCCTCGGTCACCGATCGAAAGGTTTCAGGCTGGTCCTTTGAGGTAATGCACTTTGCAGCTGGTGGGGCACAGGAAGCTTTAATGGTGTCACTCCCCTCATTTTCCCTATTGGTTTTCTTGTGTGCTTTTCTGTGTTCAACAGCTCCAGTCTTGGAGACTGGTGCACCCTCTGAAGGAGGATGTCTAGAGGGGTGTGTATGTGAGCTTTCTCTCTGAACAGGCAGTGTGAATTGTGATGTATGTAGTTTGTCGTTGGCTGAACTCCCACTAGTCCTGTGCAAAAAACCCTGTGTGGGGGAATACTTTTCAGGGGGAGGTTGTTCAGGCACCATTT is drawn from Danio rerio strain Tuebingen ecotype United States chromosome 6, GRCz12tu, whole genome shotgun sequence and contains these coding sequences:
- the zdbf2 gene encoding DBF4-type zinc finger-containing protein 2 isoform X1; translation: MPLGEGPKPSAKNAERRPTDISGRTRREEPVAGPSSYQRQGYCSCCQVLYNSVEQHILSAQHREVVRASRANVSSGSLLERFLQDVLQHHPHHYSDTRPSHADLPLLTTPLVPKEVLSEVYCGSDDDGVSVGTREEMPTSDEESCQMLQVATAGPAVTTDFTANTHLQTASQKGKMVPEQPPPEKYSPTQGFLHRTSGSSANDKLHTSQFTLPVQRESSHTHPSRHPPSEGAPVSKTGAVEHRKAHKKTNRENEGSDTIKASCAPPAAKCITSKDQPETFRSVTEESTKWISALPPWKGLHREQTFSNLSDQIRDVIEEVIEKYCYGLNVDQQEEDGSFLFGPQSVSDSKGSEEWDNAIQVALGKTKGEEKNLAQLLEVHIDLEDQTYQTQLDTALNTVGTPEEPKQNAEDNVIPDLPHIPQSFVGKTWTQVMFEDDIKIDSIVREFQQGQFRCYFDSESLAMYGKHCKKRRKNKKRDNKEQTETVELNPTDILPLIEHNEEDPKHSAVLVRKTRQKYYRQASRCQVVKVSHGTQTIPLSCPMVRSKPTQETFPSTYNDEPQQCPSPERTPEMKTRLCALKLPTSYCKIMSPLQPKTVVYVLSSPDGGQGISKPTPIKKAGRKRKSCDSDGGLKYKYKKTPLKFYDPLTNRILKSPPKGMSSPPNSKSLSHVRQLFRSLSPDINKERQGQSPGSSRKGRGRRNMVDLCTTTSDSILESGGPSEPSSSLTSSRRAIFTRSSISSRSCLLLGHLTPSAHVDDSSKAHSHSCAGSSYKVGGMEQEEHIQQTSVDQTPIRRSLRRAGLLTPAKRPSAPPYRTKRKSAKQQRKVKSQGSLQRSVSSHISAECRTSPRNKSPGRASLRSSASSNLAIQPVITSSSKQINTMLSASQQKRGRGRTATVHTAD
- the zdbf2 gene encoding DBF4-type zinc finger-containing protein 2 isoform X2, which produces MPTSDEESCQMLQVATAGPAVTTDFTANTHLQTASQKGKMVPEQPPPEKYSPTQGFLHRTSGSSANDKLHTSQFTLPVQRESSHTHPSRHPPSEGAPVSKTGAVEHRKAHKKTNRENEGSDTIKASCAPPAAKCITSKDQPETFRSVTEESTKWISALPPWKGLHREQTFSNLSDQIRDVIEEVIEKYCYGLNVDQQEEDGSFLFGPQSVSDSKGSEEWDNAIQVALGKTKGEEKNLAQLLEVHIDLEDQTYQTQLDTALNTVGTPEEPKQNAEDNVIPDLPHIPQSFVGKTWTQVMFEDDIKIDSIVREFQQGQFRCYFDSESLAMYGKHCKKRRKNKKRDNKEQTETVELNPTDILPLIEHNEEDPKHSAVLVRKTRQKYYRQASRCQVVKVSHGTQTIPLSCPMVRSKPTQETFPSTYNDEPQQCPSPERTPEMKTRLCALKLPTSYCKIMSPLQPKTVVYVLSSPDGGQGISKPTPIKKAGRKRKSCDSDGGLKYKYKKTPLKFYDPLTNRILKSPPKGMSSPPNSKSLSHVRQLFRSLSPDINKERQGQSPGSSRKGRGRRNMVDLCTTTSDSILESGGPSEPSSSLTSSRRAIFTRSSISSRSCLLLGHLTPSAHVDDSSKAHSHSCAGSSYKVGGMEQEEHIQQTSVDQTPIRRSLRRAGLLTPAKRPSAPPYRTKRKSAKQQRKVKSQGSLQRSVSSHISAECRTSPRNKSPGRASLRSSASSNLAIQPVITSSSKQINTMLSASQQKRGRGRTATVHTAD